A window of Cryptomeria japonica chromosome 3, Sugi_1.0, whole genome shotgun sequence contains these coding sequences:
- the LOC131065996 gene encoding LOW QUALITY PROTEIN: adenosylhomocysteinase (The sequence of the model RefSeq protein was modified relative to this genomic sequence to represent the inferred CDS: inserted 1 base in 1 codon), translating into MAVLVEKTVLGREYKVKELSQADFGRMELQLSEVEMPGLMACRAEYGPVQPFKGARITGCLHMTIQTAVLIETLAALGAEVRWCSSNIFSTQDHAAAAIARDSASVFAXETLQEYWWCVQRALDWGPGGGPDLIVDDGADVTLLIHEGVKAEEEFAKTGKIPDLASTSNPEFQILLGLINDSLKEDPLKYHKIKDRLVGVSEETTTGVHRLYQIQASGSLLFPAIGVNDSVTKSKFDNLYGCRHSLVDGLMRATDVMIAGKVAVVCGYGDVGKGCATALKGAGARVIVTEIDPICALQALMEGIPVLTLEDVVSTADIFVTTTGNRDIIMVEDMMRMKNNAIVCNIGHFNNEIDMQGLENYPDIKKITIKPQTDRWVFPENNSGIIVLAEGRLMNLGCATGHPSFVMSCSFTNQVIAQLELWNERKTGKYEKKVYVLPKHLDEKVAALHLPKLGAKLTKLSPKQAAYINVPIEGPYKPLHYRY; encoded by the exons ATGGCGGTCCTTGTGGAGAAGACAGTGTTGGGGAGGGAGTACAAGGTGAAAGAGTTGTCACAGGCTGACTTCGGTCGTATGGAGCTTCAACTTTCTGAAGTTGAAATGCCTGGACTCATGGCGTGCCGGGCTGAGTATGGTCCTGTGCAACCATTCAAGGGAGCCCGAATTACAGGCTGCCTTCATATGACCATCCAGACTGCAGTTCTAATCGAGACACTCGCTGCCCTTGGAGCTGAGGTCAGATGGTGCTCCTCCAATATCTTCTCTACTCAG GACCATGCTGCAGCAGCTATTGCCCGCGACAGTGCATCTGTGTTTG TGGAGACACTCCAGGAATATTGGTGGTGTGTGCAGAGGGCTTTGGATTGGGGTCCTGGTGGTGGCCCAGATTTGATTGTTGATGATGGAGCAGATGTCACCTTACTAATCCATGAGGGTGTCAAGGCTGAGGAAGAGTTTGCCAAGACTGGGAAGATTCCAGATCTTGCTTCAACTTCCAATCCTGAGTTTCAAATTCTTTTGGGATTGATCAATGATAGTCTTAAGGAAGACCCCTTAAAGTATCATAAGATAAAAGATAGGTTGGTGGGTGTATCTGAGGAAACCACTACAGGGGTTCACAGACTGTATCAGATACAGGCTAGTGGTTCTCTGCTGTTCCCTGCCATTGGGGTTAATGATTCTGTTACTAAGAGTAAG TTTGATAACTTGTATGGATGCAGACATTCTCTTGTAGATGGTTTAATGAGAGCCACTGATGTGATGATTGCTGGCAAGGTTGCTGTTGTGTGTGGATATGgagatgttggcaaaggttgtgctACAGCCTTAAAGGGTGCTGGAGCTAGAGTCATTGTAACAGAGATTGACCCAATCTGTGCTCTGCAAGCCCTAATGGAAGGCATCCCTGTCCTGACTCTAGAGGATGTGGTGAGCACGGCTGATATCTTTGTTACAACTACAGGGAATAGGGATATTATCATGGTGGAGGACATGATGAGGATGAAAAACAACGCAATAGTTTGCAACATTGGTCATTTTAACAATGAGATTGATATGCAGGGGCTTGAAAACTACCCTGACATTAAGAAGATAACTATCAAGCCTCAAACAGACAGATGGGTGTTCCCTGAAAACAATAGTGGTATCATTGTCCTTGCAGAGGGGCGTCTCATGAACTTGGGTTGTGCCACTGGACACCCAAGTTTTGTCATGTCTTGCTCATTCACAAACCAA GTTATTGCACAGTTGGAGCTTTGGAATGAGAGGAAAACAGGAAAGTATGAGAAGAAGGTATATGTGTTGCCCAAGCATCTAGATGAGAAGGTGGCTGCTCTACATTTGCCCAAGTTGGGTGCCAAACTTACAAAGCTTTCTCCAAAGCAGGCTGCATACATTAATGTTCCTATTGAGGGTCCTTACAAACCCCTCCACTATAGATACTGA